One Balaenoptera ricei isolate mBalRic1 chromosome 16, mBalRic1.hap2, whole genome shotgun sequence genomic window carries:
- the BBIP1 gene encoding BBSome-interacting protein 1 has translation MPKAAGKRIRRTFRKKLSNNSDMAEMKSMFREVLPKQGQLSVEDITTMVLCKPKLLPLKSLTLEKLEKMQQAAQDTIRQQEMAEKEQPQISH, from the exons ATGCCTAAAGCTGCGGGAAAAAGGATCAGGAGAACTTTCAG GAAGAAACTATCCAACAATTCAGATATGGCAGAAATGAAGTCGATGTTCCGGGAAGTTCTTCCAAAACAAG ggCAGTTGTCTGTAGAAGATATAACCACAATGGTGCTGTGTAAACCCAAACTTTTACCCCTAAAATCTCTGACTCtggaaaaactggagaaaatGCAGCAAGCAGCACAGGATACAATTCGCCAACAGGAAATGGCAGAAAAGGAACAACCGCAAATAAGTCACTGA